The proteins below come from a single Cervus elaphus chromosome 4, mCerEla1.1, whole genome shotgun sequence genomic window:
- the LOC122691522 gene encoding telomeric repeat-binding factor 2-interacting protein 1, which produces MAEAMDLGKDPNGPTHSSTLFVREDGSSMSFYVRPSPAKRRLSTLILHGGGTLCRVQEPGAVLLAQPGEAAAEASGDFISTQYILDCVERNEKLELEAYRLGPAPAADQAPETKPGVQAGGAVAEPEPPSQAGRMVFTDADDVAILTYVKEHARSASSVTGNALWKAMEKSSLTQHSWQSMKDRYLKRLRGQEHKYLLGEAPVSPSSQKLKRKAEQDPEAADSGEPQNKRTPDLPEEEFEKEEIKENEAAVKKMLVEATREFEEIVVDESPDFEIHITMCDDDPPTPEEDSETQPDEEEEEEEEKVSAPEVGAAIKIIRQLMEKFNLDLSTVTQAFLKNSGELEATSSFLESGQRADGYPIWSRQDDLDLQKDDEATRDALVKKFGAQNVARRIEFRKK; this is translated from the exons ATGGCGGAGGCGATGGATTTGGGCAAAGACCCCAATGGACCCACTCATTCCTCGACTCTGTTCGTGAGGGAGGATGGCAGCTCCATGTCCTTCTACGTGCGTCCCAGCCCGGCAAAGCGCCGGCTCTCGACGCTCATCCTCCACGGCGGCGGCACTCTGTGTCGCGTTCAGGAGCCCGGGGCCGTGCTGTTGGCCCAGCCCGGGGAGGCGGCGGCCGAGGCCTCGGGCGACTTCATCTCCACGCAGTACATTCTGGACTGCGTGGAGCGCAACGAGAAGCTCGAGCTGGAGGCCTACCGTCTGGGCCCGGCTCCGGCGGCCGACCAGGCCCCAGAGACGAAGCCCGGGGTCCAGGCCGGGGGCGCCGTGGCGGAGCCTGAGCCGCCGTCGCAGGCGGGGCGGATGGTCTTCACGGACGCGGACGACGTGGCCATCTTGACCTACGTGAAGGAACACGCCCGCTCGGCCAGCTCCGTCACCGGTAACGCCTTGTGGAAAGCGATGGAGAAGAGCTCGCTCACCCAGCACTCCTGGCAGTCCATGAAGGACCGCTACCTGAAGCGCCTGCGGGGCCAGGAGCACAAGTACCTGCTGGGGGAGGCCCCCGTGAGCCCCTCCTCGCAGAAACTCAAGAGGAAGGCTGAGCAAGACCCGGAGGCCGCTGATAGCGGGG AACCACAGAATAAGAGAACTCCAGACTTGCCtgaagaagaatttgaaaaagaagagatcaAGGAGAATGAAGCAGCAGTCAAAAAGATGCTTGTAGAAGCCACCCGAGAGTTTGAGGAGATTGTg GTGGACGAGAGTCCTGATTTTGAAATACACATAACAATGTGTGATGATGATCCACCCACGCCTGAGGAAGACTCAGAAACACAGCCtgatgaggaagaagaagaagaagaagaaaaagtttctGCACCAGAGGTGGGAGCTGCCATTAAGATCATTCGGCAGTTGATGGAAAAGTTTAACTTGGATCTGTCAACAGTTACACAGGCCTTCCTAAAAAATAGTGGTGAGCTGGAGGCTACTTCCTCCTTTTTAGAGTCTGGTCAGAGGGCTGATGGGTATCCCATTTGGTCCCGACAGGATGACTTAGATTTGCAAAAAGATGATGAGGCTACTCGAGATGCATTGGTCAAAAAATTTGGTGCTCAGAATGTAGCTCGGAGGATTGAATTCCGAAAGAAATAA
- the KARS1 gene encoding lysine--tRNA ligase isoform X1, with protein MLMQAAVRLVRGSMRQTSWAQWGQRELRLCQLAPFTTIHKDKPLSDKRSELKRRLKAEKKIAEKEAKQKELSEKQLSQAATNHSADDGVAAEEESLDPNQYFKIRSQAVHQLKVNGEDPYPHKFHVDISLTHFIQEYSHLQPGDHLTDITLKVAGRIHAKRASGGKLIFYDLRGEGVKLQVMANSRNYKSEEEFIRINNKLRRGDIIGVQGNPGKTKKGELSIIPYEITLLSPCLHMLPHLHFGLKDKETRYRQRYLDLILNDFVRQKFIIRSKIITYIRSFLDELGFLEIETPMMNIIPGGAVAKPFITYHNELDMNLYMRIAPELYHKMLVVGGFDRVYEIGRQFRNEGIDLTHNPEFTTCEFYMAYADYHDLMEITEKMIAGMVKHITGSYKVTYHPDGPEGQAYEIDFTPPFRKISMVEELEKALGMKLPETNLFETEETRRILDDICVAKDVECPPPRTTARLLDKLVGEFLEVACINPTFICDHPQIMSPLAKWHRSKKGLTERFELFVMKKEICNAYTELNDPVRQRELFEEQAKAKAAGDDEAMFIDETFCTALEYGLPPTGGWGMGIDRVAMFLTDSNNIKEVLLFPAMKPEDKKENVATTDGPESTAPGTSV; from the exons ATGTTGATGCAAGCCGCTGTAAGGCTTGTTAGGGGGTCCATGCGCCAAACCTCCTGGGCACAGTGGGGGCAGAGGGAGCTGCGCCTGTGTCAACTTGCTCCTTTCACAACGATTCACAAGGACAAGCCACTTTCTGATAAAAGAAG TGAGCTAAAGAGACGCCTGAAAGCTGAGAAGAAAATAGCGGAGAAGGAGGCCAAGCAGAAGGAGCTCAGTGAGAAACAGCTGAGTCAGGCCGCCACCAATCACAGTGCTGACGATGGCGTGGCTGCGGAGGAGGAGAGCTTGGACCCAAAT CAATACTTCAAAATCCGAAGCCAAGCAGTCCACCAGCTGAAGGTCAATGGGGAAGATCCATACCCACACAAGTTCCACGTGGACATCTCGCTCACTCACTTCATCCAAGAGTACAGTCACTTGCAGCCTGGGGACCACCTGACTGACATCACCTTAAAGGTGGCAG GTAGGATCCATGCCAAAAGAGCTTCTGGAGGAAAGCTCATCTTCTATGACCTTCGAGGAGAGGGGGTCAAGTTGCAAGTCATGGCCAATTCCAG GAATTACAAATCCGAGGAAGAATTTATTCGTATTAACAACAAACTGCGCCGGGGAGACATCATTGGAGTCCAGGGCAATCCTGGGAAAACCAAGAAGGGCGAGCTAAGCATCATCCCCTATGAAATCACACTGCTGTCTCCTTGCCTGCACATGTTGCCTCACCTTCACTTCGGCCTCAAAGACAAG GAAACACGGTATCGGCAGAGATATTTGGACTTGATCCTGAATGACTTTGTGAGGCAGAAATTCATCATCCGCTCCAAGATCATCACGTATATAAGAAGTTTCTTGGATGAACTGGGATTCCTAGAG ATTGAAACTCCCATGATGAACATCATCCCAGGGGGAGCTGTGGCCAAGCCTTTTATCACCTACCACAATGAACTGGACATGAATTTATATATGAGAATTGCTCCGGAACTCTACCATAAG ATGCTGGTGGTTGGTGGCTTCGACCGGGTGTATGAAATTGGACGCCAGTTCCGGAATGAAGGAATTGATTTGACTCACAATCCTGAGTTCACCACCTGTGAATTCTACATGGCCTATGCCGACTATCATGATCTCATGGAAATCACAGAGAAGATGATTGCAG GGATGGTGAAACACATTACAGGCAGTTACAAGGTCACCTACCATCCAGATGGCCCAGAAGGCCAAGCCTATGAGATTGACTTCACCCCGCCCTTCCGGAAAATCAGCATGGTAGAAGAGCTTGAGAAAGCCCTGGGCATGAAACTGCCAGAAACGAACCTTTTCGAAACTGAAG AAACTCGCAGAATCCTTGATGATATCTGTGTGGCAAAAGATGTCGAGTGTCCTCCACCCCGGACCACCGCCAGGCTCCTTGATAAG CTTGTCGGGGAGTTCCTGGAGGTGGCGTGCATCAATCCTACCTTCATCTGTGATCACCCACAGATAATGAGCCCTCTGGCCAAATG GCACCGCTCTAAAAAGGGTCTGACTGAGCGCTTTGAGCTGTTTGTCATGAAGAAGGAAATATGCAATGCCTACACTGAGCTGAACGACCCTGTGCGACAGCGGGAGCTCTTTGAAGAACAGGCCAAG GCCAAGGCCGCTGGCGACGACGAGGCCATGTTCATAGATGAAACCTTCTGCACTGCCCTGGAGTACGGGCTGCCCCCCACGGGCGGCTGGGGCATGGGCATCGACCGCGTCGCGATGTTTCTCACAGACTCCAATAACATCAAG GAAGTGCTTCTGTTTCCTGCCATGAAACCTGAAGACAAGAAGGAGAATGTAGCCACCACGGATGGCCCGGAAAGCACAGCACCCGGCACTTCTGTCTAG
- the KARS1 gene encoding lysine--tRNA ligase isoform X2 — protein sequence MAEVQGAEVKVDCGEPKLSKNELKRRLKAEKKIAEKEAKQKELSEKQLSQAATNHSADDGVAAEEESLDPNQYFKIRSQAVHQLKVNGEDPYPHKFHVDISLTHFIQEYSHLQPGDHLTDITLKVAGRIHAKRASGGKLIFYDLRGEGVKLQVMANSRNYKSEEEFIRINNKLRRGDIIGVQGNPGKTKKGELSIIPYEITLLSPCLHMLPHLHFGLKDKETRYRQRYLDLILNDFVRQKFIIRSKIITYIRSFLDELGFLEIETPMMNIIPGGAVAKPFITYHNELDMNLYMRIAPELYHKMLVVGGFDRVYEIGRQFRNEGIDLTHNPEFTTCEFYMAYADYHDLMEITEKMIAGMVKHITGSYKVTYHPDGPEGQAYEIDFTPPFRKISMVEELEKALGMKLPETNLFETEETRRILDDICVAKDVECPPPRTTARLLDKLVGEFLEVACINPTFICDHPQIMSPLAKWHRSKKGLTERFELFVMKKEICNAYTELNDPVRQRELFEEQAKAKAAGDDEAMFIDETFCTALEYGLPPTGGWGMGIDRVAMFLTDSNNIKEVLLFPAMKPEDKKENVATTDGPESTAPGTSV from the exons ATGGCTGAGGTGCAAGGCGCTGAAGTTAAAGTGGACTGCGGCGAGCCGAAACTGAGCAAAAA TGAGCTAAAGAGACGCCTGAAAGCTGAGAAGAAAATAGCGGAGAAGGAGGCCAAGCAGAAGGAGCTCAGTGAGAAACAGCTGAGTCAGGCCGCCACCAATCACAGTGCTGACGATGGCGTGGCTGCGGAGGAGGAGAGCTTGGACCCAAAT CAATACTTCAAAATCCGAAGCCAAGCAGTCCACCAGCTGAAGGTCAATGGGGAAGATCCATACCCACACAAGTTCCACGTGGACATCTCGCTCACTCACTTCATCCAAGAGTACAGTCACTTGCAGCCTGGGGACCACCTGACTGACATCACCTTAAAGGTGGCAG GTAGGATCCATGCCAAAAGAGCTTCTGGAGGAAAGCTCATCTTCTATGACCTTCGAGGAGAGGGGGTCAAGTTGCAAGTCATGGCCAATTCCAG GAATTACAAATCCGAGGAAGAATTTATTCGTATTAACAACAAACTGCGCCGGGGAGACATCATTGGAGTCCAGGGCAATCCTGGGAAAACCAAGAAGGGCGAGCTAAGCATCATCCCCTATGAAATCACACTGCTGTCTCCTTGCCTGCACATGTTGCCTCACCTTCACTTCGGCCTCAAAGACAAG GAAACACGGTATCGGCAGAGATATTTGGACTTGATCCTGAATGACTTTGTGAGGCAGAAATTCATCATCCGCTCCAAGATCATCACGTATATAAGAAGTTTCTTGGATGAACTGGGATTCCTAGAG ATTGAAACTCCCATGATGAACATCATCCCAGGGGGAGCTGTGGCCAAGCCTTTTATCACCTACCACAATGAACTGGACATGAATTTATATATGAGAATTGCTCCGGAACTCTACCATAAG ATGCTGGTGGTTGGTGGCTTCGACCGGGTGTATGAAATTGGACGCCAGTTCCGGAATGAAGGAATTGATTTGACTCACAATCCTGAGTTCACCACCTGTGAATTCTACATGGCCTATGCCGACTATCATGATCTCATGGAAATCACAGAGAAGATGATTGCAG GGATGGTGAAACACATTACAGGCAGTTACAAGGTCACCTACCATCCAGATGGCCCAGAAGGCCAAGCCTATGAGATTGACTTCACCCCGCCCTTCCGGAAAATCAGCATGGTAGAAGAGCTTGAGAAAGCCCTGGGCATGAAACTGCCAGAAACGAACCTTTTCGAAACTGAAG AAACTCGCAGAATCCTTGATGATATCTGTGTGGCAAAAGATGTCGAGTGTCCTCCACCCCGGACCACCGCCAGGCTCCTTGATAAG CTTGTCGGGGAGTTCCTGGAGGTGGCGTGCATCAATCCTACCTTCATCTGTGATCACCCACAGATAATGAGCCCTCTGGCCAAATG GCACCGCTCTAAAAAGGGTCTGACTGAGCGCTTTGAGCTGTTTGTCATGAAGAAGGAAATATGCAATGCCTACACTGAGCTGAACGACCCTGTGCGACAGCGGGAGCTCTTTGAAGAACAGGCCAAG GCCAAGGCCGCTGGCGACGACGAGGCCATGTTCATAGATGAAACCTTCTGCACTGCCCTGGAGTACGGGCTGCCCCCCACGGGCGGCTGGGGCATGGGCATCGACCGCGTCGCGATGTTTCTCACAGACTCCAATAACATCAAG GAAGTGCTTCTGTTTCCTGCCATGAAACCTGAAGACAAGAAGGAGAATGTAGCCACCACGGATGGCCCGGAAAGCACAGCACCCGGCACTTCTGTCTAG